The Leptospira selangorensis genome segment ACTATTGGATCTTCTGCCTTCAAAGTTGGATTGATCTTTTTGTAGGAGCTCCTACAAAAACAGCCGTAAAATTCGTTTGCCTAAATTTCAATTCTGTGATAGAGGAATGCGAGCTCTCCCACGGGCCACTCCCCCCAATCCCAACGCAGGGTGGGGGCCGTTTTTTAAAAAATGCCTTCGATCAAATTAGGCGAGCATTCAGAGTGGCTGCGTTTTATTCGCATGTAGAAACTCCTACAACGGAATCTTCGCTTACAATCCGCGAGAGATCGAGCCGGGGTCATAAAAATCGCGAATGCGATTTTTTGACCGGAGGTGAGAGCTCGGTCCGAGCTTCGCGAGGACGCGGCCAAACACTTTCCTTTTGGAATTCCAACAAGAAAATGTTATTTTTTACGTTGACTGAGATTCGGAGACGCCTAATTCCTGTAATTACACATGTGTAATTACATATATGTAAATGCACATTATTTCTCTTAGGAGATTCGTTATGGAATTGACGATTGATAAACCGGTGCTTTCCCCTCATAGTTTTGCCAGGATTCGTTTCCAGGATTGTGATCCTTTTGGCCATTTGAATAACGCGAGATATATGGATTACTTTTTGGAAGCTCGTTCTGAACAATTGAGGGAAACTGCTAATTTCGATTTTTACGAGTATGGATCCAGTTCAGGTAAATCATGGGTAGTGAGTAAGGTGGAGACTCAATATTTGGAACCGGTCAAACAGAATGATGTAGTGAAAATTGTAACTCGTTTGATCAAGCTGACTCCGGCGACGATCCATAATGAATACTTACTTTTGGATAGGGAAGGTAATCGTTTAAAGGCCGTTTTGAGAGCTCAGTTTTCCTTTATTGACCTTCAAAAGGGACGTCCTGTTCGTCATGACCAAGAGATGATGGCTTTTTTAGGGAGTTTTATTTTCGATGAGCCTGGTCTGGAAGAAGGTTCTTTCGAAGACAGGGTAAAACAGTTGCGAAAACAAGTGTCGGAGGGAAAATATTCCGAAGACCGAGTCTTTTTAATCCTATGTCCAAGAAGTCTCTAAATAGTACGGCTCGGAAGTCTGAAAAATTTCCGAGCAAAGCGGATATGCTTAGCGCAGGTTTAAGTTGTGTGAACTTTAATCTGCGCAGGGCTTCTAGAGCAGTTACTCAATTTTATGATAGAGAATTAGAGAAGGCAGGTCTTACTTCTCAAAGATTCAGTCTATTGCATACTCTTGGTGCTACTGATGGCCTTGGTCTTGCCGAGTTAGCGGACCTTCTCGTTTTAGATAGAACTACTTTGATCCGTAATTTGAATCCCTTGGAAGAGTTAGGCTATGTTGCGGATGTTCCTTCCGAAAATAAAAGAGCTAGAAAAGTGATCTTAACTCAAAAAGGTTTGGAAGCTTTGAGGGTCGCTTATCCGATCTGGGAAGAAGCTCAAGCTGCAGTCACGGAAGCGATGGGGGAGGACGATCTGAAAAGATTATTGAAAAGATTGAACTCAATCGTTCGTAAAAGAAATTTTAAAGAATTTTCCAAATCAGAAGATTAAATCCTAAAATTTATTAGTTTATTTTTCCATAATATGGAATTTTAGAGTTCGTATCAGTTTCCGAGAGTCATGAACAAAAACTTTTATCCCATCCTTTTTATCCCTATCGTTCTATTTTTCGCGTATTACTTTTTTTCTCCTAGTTGTGTTTCCGGTAATTGTAAGAACGGAGTCGGGACTAAGGTTTTATCCGGATCTTATCGTTATGAAGGTAGTTTTCAAAACGGTTTAGCACATGGTAAGGGCAAACTTGTATTAGGAGATGTGGAATCTTACGATGGGGATTGGGACCGAGGGAATAAGGAAGGCAGCGGGATTTATAAATACGCTGATGGTACCGTTTATGAAGGGGAATGGAAATCGAATAAGAAAAATGGTTTTGGTAAACTAACGGACTCGGATGGAAATCTGATTTTCGAAGGCCAATGGAAGGATGATGTTCAGGTTTTGGCTAAAAATTTTAAATGAAATACATTAGTTTTTTATTAATTCTATTTTCCTTTTCCGTTCATGCAGAAGAAGGCAAACTCCGGATTTCCGAGATTGAGAAAAACGTCTATGTTCATACTTCTTATAAACTTCTAAAAGACGGGTATTTCCCCTCTAATGGGCTTGTGATTGAAACGGAAGAAGGTGTAGTTCTTGTAGATACCGCTTGGGGAGAAGAACAAACTTCTCAGCTTTTGGATTGGGTTTCCGCAAATTTGAAAAAACCTGTGATTGCTGCTATTATCACTCATTTTCATGAGGATAGGGCAGGAGGGATAGGAATATTAAAAAAGAAGAATGTCCTTTCTTATGCAGGTAAAAGGACAATTTCTATCTTAAAAGAAGAAGGTAATTCTCTCCCTGAGAAGTCGTTAAAAGATAAAGATATTTTGGTATTCGGAAAAACTAAGATTGAGATTTTTTTCCTCGGTGCAGGTCATTCGAAAGATAATTTAGTCGTTTGGCTTCCAAAATCTAAAATTTTATTCGGTGGTTGTTTAGTTAAAAGTGCAGAAGCAAATGAGATAGGTAATACTAAAGACGCCGATCTTAAAGAATGGCCTAAAACTATTCATAAATTAGAAAGATCATTTCCTAAAATTTCTGTCTTAGTTCCAGGGCATCAGTCTTGGGGTGGGAGAGAAAGTTTGAAGCGCACCTTAGAGTTGCTAGAAGTTTCTAAATAATTTTTTCATTGCGAATCTTCGCTTAACGTTTAAGTTCGTTAGATCTTAAATCATAGGCAACCAAACATGAAAGTTTACGGTACTTCCGTTTCTGGGAATTGTTATAAAATTAAACTATTATTACATCTATTAAAAGTTCCTTATGAATGGATTGAAACCGATACCAGAAAGGGCGAAACCAAAACTCAGGAATTTCTTCTTAAAAATCCTGTGGGAAAAGTCCCTCTTTTGGAATTGGACTCCGGAGAATTTCTTTCTGAATCCAATGCGATCTTATATTTTTTAGCAAAGGATACCGACTTCTTCCCGAATGATCTTTTGGTTCAGTCTAGAATATTGCAATGGATGTTCTTCGAACAATATAGCCATGAGCCCTATATCGCCGTGAATCGTTGGTTAATTCATTTCCAAAATAAAAAAGATGATCCTAAAATCCAAGGAAACCATACAAAGGGACTGGATGCTCTTCGGAGCATGAACGATCATCTTTCTACAAATCAATTCTTCGGTTCCCAAAGGCCGAGCATTTCCGATATCTCTCTATTCGCATATACACATGTGGCGGAAGAGGGTCATTTTCCACTTTCTGATTTTCCAAACCTGAATTCTTGGGTAAGAAGGATAAAAGAGATCCCGGATTTTATTCCGATATACTAAGGGAATTTATATCAGAAGGAATACATTTTTGAATTGGGACAAAGGTGTAAGTTTGCTTTTCTAAATTCTCCTTGATTCCTCACTTTTGGTTTTCATATTCTACCGTTAAGATTCGGCCGATCCGATCCCGGCGAAAAAATGGCGAAATATTTCACTTCCAAGATCTTACTAACGTGTGGCATTGCGGCTATTCTTATCGTTTTGGGGATTTTTTTATATTTTTTCTTCCGAAATAGCTCTGGTCATCCGGTCTTTACGGATCGTTTTGAATTTAAGGACCTAACAAGAGCAGAGGCGGAGAAGTTGGGGATCCTAGGAATTCCGAATGGTGTATCTGATTATTTTATCAAACGTTGCGGATTTAGAGAGTCTTGGGTAGTTTTTTCAAAATATAAGGTAGAAGGTTCCGAATTTAGAAAATCAATTCTGGAAGGATTTAAAAATCATCCTGGTTTGAATCTCAGATTCGATTCTTATCCGAGTAGCTGGCCTAAAAATTTTGATCAGGGAAATTGTAGGCCAGATTGGTGGGAGCCTTGTTCCGAAGGTTTTTGGGCGGAAATTTCCAAGAACCCTAATGTTGTAGCTCATAAAGACGGATTCTATCTTTGCGAAAGCGGTAAAGAACTCAGATGGTTCGTTTTTCATTTTAGAAATATCCTATAATTGTTTATTAATGAAGAGTATATTCGAAAAAATTAATACTGAAGA includes the following:
- a CDS encoding acyl-CoA thioesterase; this encodes MELTIDKPVLSPHSFARIRFQDCDPFGHLNNARYMDYFLEARSEQLRETANFDFYEYGSSSGKSWVVSKVETQYLEPVKQNDVVKIVTRLIKLTPATIHNEYLLLDREGNRLKAVLRAQFSFIDLQKGRPVRHDQEMMAFLGSFIFDEPGLEEGSFEDRVKQLRKQVSEGKYSEDRVFLILCPRSL
- a CDS encoding MarR family winged helix-turn-helix transcriptional regulator; its protein translation is MSKKSLNSTARKSEKFPSKADMLSAGLSCVNFNLRRASRAVTQFYDRELEKAGLTSQRFSLLHTLGATDGLGLAELADLLVLDRTTLIRNLNPLEELGYVADVPSENKRARKVILTQKGLEALRVAYPIWEEAQAAVTEAMGEDDLKRLLKRLNSIVRKRNFKEFSKSED
- the bla gene encoding subclass B1 metallo-beta-lactamase — encoded protein: MKYISFLLILFSFSVHAEEGKLRISEIEKNVYVHTSYKLLKDGYFPSNGLVIETEEGVVLVDTAWGEEQTSQLLDWVSANLKKPVIAAIITHFHEDRAGGIGILKKKNVLSYAGKRTISILKEEGNSLPEKSLKDKDILVFGKTKIEIFFLGAGHSKDNLVVWLPKSKILFGGCLVKSAEANEIGNTKDADLKEWPKTIHKLERSFPKISVLVPGHQSWGGRESLKRTLELLEVSK
- a CDS encoding glutathione S-transferase family protein; the encoded protein is MKVYGTSVSGNCYKIKLLLHLLKVPYEWIETDTRKGETKTQEFLLKNPVGKVPLLELDSGEFLSESNAILYFLAKDTDFFPNDLLVQSRILQWMFFEQYSHEPYIAVNRWLIHFQNKKDDPKIQGNHTKGLDALRSMNDHLSTNQFFGSQRPSISDISLFAYTHVAEEGHFPLSDFPNLNSWVRRIKEIPDFIPIY